One Dictyoglomus turgidum DSM 6724 DNA window includes the following coding sequences:
- a CDS encoding LolA family protein, with the protein MKRIFSFLIIFFLGFSMIYAQTGEDILKNLEQKWSLARDISMKMSITVYSYSSKGESLPTKMSMEMKAIKNPEILRIDFTEPALMAGQIILIDGEKKITRMYSPSTKQIIEAPYTMTQTSTMSFSSLPMVGNKEDFSLKVEEIIDKNQKLYKITGVPLKADLKANYSSFEFYITKDYTPIKLIVYDVQNRPYIEIAWQNIKINSNLSPNTLRTFPPGKIIKQKEPLNFNTTMPFMAPSK; encoded by the coding sequence ATGAAGAGGATCTTTAGTTTTCTTATAATTTTCTTTTTGGGCTTTTCCATGATATATGCCCAAACAGGAGAAGATATCCTAAAAAACCTTGAACAAAAATGGAGCTTAGCAAGGGATATAAGTATGAAAATGAGCATAACAGTATACTCTTATTCAAGCAAGGGAGAAAGCTTACCTACAAAGATGTCTATGGAAATGAAAGCAATAAAAAATCCTGAAATATTAAGGATAGACTTTACAGAGCCAGCTCTCATGGCAGGACAGATCATTCTAATTGATGGGGAGAAAAAAATCACAAGGATGTATTCCCCTTCCACAAAACAAATAATTGAAGCGCCCTATACTATGACCCAAACCTCAACCATGTCTTTTTCAAGCCTTCCTATGGTAGGAAATAAAGAAGATTTTTCCCTTAAAGTAGAAGAAATTATAGATAAGAATCAAAAACTTTATAAAATTACAGGGGTACCGCTAAAGGCAGATTTAAAGGCTAATTATTCCTCCTTTGAGTTTTATATCACCAAGGATTATACCCCTATAAAGTTAATAGTTTATGATGTTCAAAATAGACCTTACATTGAAATAGCATGGCAGAATATTAAAATTAACTCCAATTTGTCTCCAAATACTTTAAGAACCTTTCCTCCAGGAAAGATAATAAAACAGAAAGAACCACTAAATTTCAATACAACTATGCCCTTCATGGCTCCATCAAAATAA
- a CDS encoding calcium-translocating P-type ATPase, PMCA-type, whose amino-acid sequence MWYKLTKDEVLKELKVDPEHGLSEEEVRERKKIYGENRIPEKKSKSFLKIFLNQFKEFLTVVLLTATLISFLLGETKDAVAILLIVMINAILGSFQEYKAEKTLESLKSYVSPKAKVVRDGKILEVNIEDLVPGDLVLIEEGEKIPADLRLIETNNLQVDESILTGESVPVRKDADFITQEDITLGDQINMGFKGTTVITGKGKGVVVGTGLNTALGDIAKILSEMEEEPTPLQKDLERLGKQLTYVILSLVAILLFIGIIQGREFFDMFLTAVSLAVAAIPEGLPTVITILLALGVQEMAKRKAIVRKLSAVEALGATSVICTDKTGTLTENKMDLVKVVLPYGKLIDKSNYQENKEEIKEILETAFLASSVRITHDGNYIGDALDVAIYKNFKEIYGEIGENLIKIDEIPFDSARKRVSVLYKDLVRSKYRLCIKGAGEEILKRSTYYKDRDTLRLISDEDKKRFIEIQDSLSKEGLRVLAIAKREIDNIIDKEEWEEELIFLGFIAFIDPLREGVKEAIEKCKEAGIRPIIVTGDYLLTAKKIAEDLGIDVNNGTLYTGLDLQKQDLNGLDWNSVVLFSRVLPEQKMNIVKELKERGEIVAMTGDGVNDAPALKMADIGVGMGLRGTDVAREASDLVLLDDSFATIVRAVEEGRRIFDNIRKVTYYLLSCNFSEIWVVSLSVFLGYPLPLTPIELLWINLVTDGFPALALGVEPPERDIMSRKPRKINEGIINRQMWKNIVIDGILMGVIGFVLFIMGVNKNVNTGRTMAFTGIVFSQIFQALRLSLKRRKNFFKEIFSNEYLSLAVFFSILLQILVIFTPWGIRFFNLERLNMEEFLLVLLLSLIPLYMLIGEKIYEKIFKRSINL is encoded by the coding sequence TTGTGGTATAAACTTACAAAAGATGAGGTATTAAAGGAATTAAAGGTTGATCCTGAGCATGGTTTATCAGAAGAAGAAGTTAGAGAGCGAAAAAAGATCTATGGAGAAAATAGGATTCCTGAGAAAAAATCAAAAAGTTTTCTAAAAATATTCTTAAACCAATTTAAGGAGTTTCTTACCGTTGTTTTGTTAACTGCAACTTTAATTTCTTTTCTTCTTGGAGAAACAAAAGATGCCGTTGCAATTTTACTTATTGTTATGATAAATGCTATTCTTGGGAGTTTTCAGGAATATAAAGCTGAAAAGACCCTTGAATCTCTTAAATCTTATGTCTCCCCAAAAGCAAAGGTAGTAAGAGATGGAAAGATTTTGGAAGTGAATATCGAGGATTTGGTACCCGGAGATTTGGTTTTAATTGAAGAAGGAGAGAAAATACCAGCTGATTTAAGGCTAATTGAAACTAATAATTTACAAGTAGACGAATCTATTTTGACAGGAGAATCTGTTCCTGTGAGAAAGGATGCAGATTTTATTACTCAAGAGGATATAACCCTTGGAGACCAGATTAATATGGGATTTAAAGGAACCACTGTCATAACTGGAAAAGGAAAAGGAGTAGTGGTTGGTACTGGCTTAAATACAGCCTTAGGAGATATTGCAAAGATACTTTCAGAAATGGAGGAAGAGCCAACTCCTCTTCAGAAAGACCTTGAAAGACTTGGAAAGCAACTAACTTATGTTATTCTCTCTCTTGTAGCTATTCTTCTTTTTATTGGGATTATACAAGGAAGAGAATTCTTTGATATGTTTCTTACCGCAGTAAGTCTTGCTGTTGCAGCAATACCCGAAGGACTTCCTACGGTAATAACTATTCTTCTTGCCCTTGGAGTTCAGGAGATGGCAAAGAGAAAGGCAATAGTTCGTAAACTTTCTGCTGTAGAAGCTTTAGGAGCAACTTCGGTAATTTGTACGGATAAAACAGGTACTCTAACTGAGAACAAAATGGATCTTGTAAAAGTGGTGTTGCCATATGGAAAATTAATAGATAAAAGTAATTACCAAGAAAATAAAGAGGAGATAAAAGAGATACTTGAAACAGCCTTTCTTGCCAGTAGTGTTAGGATAACTCATGATGGTAATTATATAGGGGATGCCTTAGATGTGGCTATTTATAAAAACTTTAAGGAGATTTATGGGGAGATTGGTGAAAATTTAATAAAAATAGATGAAATTCCCTTTGATTCTGCAAGAAAAAGAGTAAGTGTTTTATATAAAGATCTTGTTAGAAGTAAATATAGGTTATGTATCAAAGGGGCAGGAGAGGAAATATTGAAAAGAAGTACTTATTATAAGGACAGAGATACTCTAAGGTTGATAAGTGATGAGGATAAAAAAAGATTTATAGAAATACAGGACTCTCTCTCAAAGGAGGGATTAAGGGTTCTTGCTATTGCGAAAAGGGAAATTGATAATATTATTGATAAAGAAGAATGGGAAGAAGAATTAATCTTTTTAGGTTTTATAGCTTTTATTGATCCTTTGAGAGAGGGAGTTAAAGAGGCTATAGAGAAGTGTAAAGAAGCAGGAATAAGACCAATTATTGTAACAGGAGATTACCTCCTTACTGCTAAGAAAATTGCCGAAGATTTAGGAATAGATGTCAACAATGGTACTTTATATACTGGATTAGATTTGCAAAAACAGGATTTGAATGGACTTGATTGGAATAGTGTGGTTCTTTTTTCCAGAGTCCTCCCTGAACAGAAAATGAATATAGTAAAGGAGCTTAAAGAAAGAGGAGAGATAGTAGCCATGACCGGAGACGGAGTGAATGATGCTCCTGCACTAAAAATGGCAGATATAGGGGTGGGAATGGGACTTAGGGGAACAGATGTGGCAAGAGAGGCGTCTGATTTAGTGCTTTTAGATGATAGCTTTGCAACCATAGTTAGGGCAGTAGAGGAAGGAAGAAGAATTTTTGATAATATTAGGAAGGTTACTTATTATTTGTTGTCTTGTAATTTTAGTGAAATCTGGGTAGTCAGTTTAAGTGTGTTCTTAGGTTATCCTTTACCTTTAACTCCTATAGAGCTTTTATGGATAAATTTAGTGACCGATGGTTTTCCTGCTCTTGCTCTTGGAGTAGAACCTCCAGAGAGGGATATAATGAGTAGAAAGCCTCGTAAAATTAACGAGGGAATAATTAATAGACAAATGTGGAAGAATATTGTTATTGATGGAATATTGATGGGGGTAATAGGATTTGTACTTTTTATAATGGGAGTAAATAAAAATGTGAATACGGGGAGAACTATGGCTTTTACAGGGATTGTTTTTTCTCAAATATTTCAAGCCTTGAGATTGTCCTTAAAGAGAAGAAAAAATTTCTTTAAAGAAATTTTTTCTAACGAATATTTAAGTCTTGCAGTGTTCTTCTCTATTCTCCTACAAATTCTCGTAATATTTACCCCCTGGGGAATAAGGTTCTTCAATTTAGAAAGACTTAATATGGAAGAATTTTTGTTGGTTTTATTATTGTCTTTAATTCCTTTATATATGCTAATAGGAGAGAAAATTTATGAAAAGATTTTTAAGAGAAGTATTAATTTATAG
- a CDS encoding HNH endonuclease, with translation MEDILNEMVLVLNSNYEPLDVCKVKRAIILIMQKKAETIETNSGVIKSASMEIEVPSVIRLLYYVKRPRLELKLSRKGIFLRDNYTCQYCGKKGGELTIDHVIPKRLGGKSVWENLVTACKECNHKKGDKTLEEANMKLLREPKPPKNVHYFRLTRYLDYDKNEGWKKYFFIDE, from the coding sequence ATGGAAGACATTCTTAATGAAATGGTATTAGTACTTAATAGTAATTATGAGCCCTTAGATGTATGTAAAGTGAAGAGGGCAATAATTCTCATTATGCAGAAGAAAGCTGAAACTATAGAGACCAATAGTGGAGTTATAAAATCTGCATCTATGGAAATAGAAGTACCCTCAGTTATTAGACTGCTTTATTATGTGAAAAGACCAAGGTTAGAGTTAAAACTGTCTAGAAAGGGAATTTTTCTAAGGGATAATTATACATGTCAGTATTGTGGTAAAAAAGGTGGTGAGCTAACTATTGATCACGTAATCCCGAAAAGACTTGGAGGAAAGTCTGTGTGGGAAAATCTTGTTACCGCTTGTAAAGAGTGCAATCACAAAAAGGGTGATAAAACCCTGGAAGAAGCTAATATGAAGCTTCTTAGAGAGCCCAAACCACCAAAGAATGTACATTATTTTAGATTGACAAGGTATTTGGATTACGATAAAAATGAGGGATGGAAAAAATATTTCTTTATAGATGAATAG
- a CDS encoding ABC transporter ATP-binding protein, whose product MAEVKLENVTKRFGDVIAVNNVNLEIKDKEFIVLVGPSGCGKTTTLRMIAGLEEVTSGNIYIDGKVVNDVPPKDRDIAMVFQNYALYPHMTVYDNMAFGLKLRKYPKSEIDRRVKAAAEMLGIENLLKRKPKELSGGQRQRVALGRAIVREPKVFLMDEPLSNLDAKLRVQMRAELKKLQRTLGVTTIYVTHDQTEAMTMGDRIVVMKDGVVQQVDDPLIVYEKPNNVFVAGFIGSPPMNFIDATLSSDAKILDLGSFKLGIPADMQGFVAEQAKNYLGKKVILGVRPEHIYEVSLIKTEDLIPEAVADMRVEVLEPMGTEVYLYLINGPVSVVARVGSETKARMGENVKVMFDLRKMHLFDPVSQVAII is encoded by the coding sequence ATGGCAGAAGTAAAACTTGAGAATGTTACCAAGAGATTTGGGGATGTTATAGCGGTCAATAATGTAAATCTGGAGATTAAGGATAAGGAATTTATTGTATTAGTTGGTCCGTCGGGTTGTGGTAAGACTACCACATTAAGAATGATTGCAGGATTAGAGGAAGTAACATCAGGTAATATATATATTGATGGAAAAGTGGTTAATGATGTTCCTCCAAAAGATCGCGATATAGCAATGGTATTCCAAAACTATGCTCTTTATCCCCATATGACAGTTTATGACAACATGGCTTTTGGTCTCAAATTAAGAAAGTATCCAAAGAGTGAAATTGATCGTAGAGTAAAGGCAGCAGCAGAAATGCTTGGAATTGAAAATCTTTTAAAAAGGAAGCCAAAGGAACTTTCAGGTGGTCAAAGACAGCGAGTTGCTTTAGGTCGTGCTATTGTCCGTGAACCAAAGGTATTTTTGATGGATGAGCCTCTTTCTAACTTAGATGCAAAATTAAGGGTACAAATGAGAGCTGAGCTTAAAAAACTTCAGAGAACTCTTGGTGTTACTACCATTTATGTTACTCATGATCAAACAGAAGCGATGACTATGGGAGATAGAATTGTGGTAATGAAAGACGGAGTAGTGCAACAGGTAGACGATCCTCTAATAGTTTATGAAAAACCTAATAATGTATTTGTAGCAGGTTTTATAGGAAGCCCTCCAATGAACTTTATTGATGCCACCTTATCTTCTGATGCGAAAATTCTTGATTTAGGTAGCTTCAAACTTGGGATTCCCGCTGATATGCAAGGTTTTGTAGCAGAGCAAGCTAAGAACTACCTTGGCAAGAAAGTAATATTAGGAGTAAGACCTGAGCATATTTATGAGGTAAGCTTGATAAAGACCGAAGACCTTATTCCAGAAGCGGTGGCAGATATGAGAGTAGAAGTACTTGAGCCTATGGGAACAGAGGTATATTTGTATCTTATAAATGGTCCAGTAAGTGTGGTTGCAAGGGTAGGCTCTGAAACAAAAGCAAGGATGGGTGAAAACGTAAAAGTAATGTTTGATTTGAGAAAGATGCATCTTTTCGACCCTGTAAGTCAGGTTGCAATAATTTAA
- a CDS encoding ROK family protein, translating into MKRYLALDIGGTKIACGRFTEDGILEEKIVSPTKAERGYRKVLEDIILNLLKLKTEDTIALGIGTAGPLDRIKGEIYSPPNLPGWDGVPLKRDLYESLKIPIFMDNDANAACLGEYLFGAGKGVKNMVYITVSTGIGGGIIVNGGLLHGVRDSAGEVGHQTILPDGPLCNCGNRGCLEALSSGTAIAKRAMEEIKHNKDTILKRWAEREELTAKHVREAMLMGDKVAKEIWDSAMEYLGIGVGNIITIVSPEKVVIGGSVGLSGEDVIEKIKEVIKKRVFLVPTDKVEIVPARLREDVGLYGAFAVALTEMRNKEGG; encoded by the coding sequence ATGAAAAGATATCTTGCCTTAGATATTGGTGGCACTAAAATTGCCTGTGGAAGATTTACGGAAGATGGAATCTTAGAGGAAAAAATTGTATCTCCCACAAAAGCTGAAAGGGGATATAGAAAAGTTTTAGAAGATATAATTTTAAATCTTTTGAAGTTAAAAACTGAAGATACAATAGCACTTGGGATTGGTACTGCAGGACCTTTAGATAGGATTAAGGGAGAAATATACTCTCCACCTAATCTTCCAGGATGGGACGGAGTCCCTTTGAAGAGAGATCTTTATGAGAGTTTAAAAATTCCTATTTTTATGGATAATGATGCTAATGCTGCCTGTTTAGGGGAATACCTTTTTGGAGCTGGAAAAGGAGTAAAAAATATGGTCTATATCACAGTAAGCACTGGAATAGGTGGAGGAATTATTGTTAATGGTGGTTTACTTCATGGGGTAAGAGATAGTGCGGGTGAGGTAGGGCATCAAACTATACTTCCCGATGGACCTTTATGTAATTGTGGAAATAGGGGATGTTTAGAAGCTCTTTCTTCTGGAACAGCTATTGCTAAAAGAGCAATGGAAGAGATTAAGCACAATAAAGATACCATATTAAAAAGGTGGGCAGAAAGAGAAGAGTTAACTGCAAAACATGTCAGGGAAGCCATGCTTATGGGAGATAAGGTAGCAAAGGAAATTTGGGATTCTGCTATGGAGTATTTAGGAATAGGTGTGGGAAATATTATCACCATAGTTTCACCAGAAAAAGTGGTCATAGGTGGAAGTGTAGGACTTTCTGGGGAAGATGTAATTGAGAAAATAAAAGAGGTCATTAAAAAAAGAGTTTTTCTTGTTCCTACGGATAAAGTAGAGATAGTTCCAGCAAGGTTAAGAGAAGATGTAGGTCTTTATGGAGCCTTTGCAGTAGCTTTAACAGAAATGAGAAATAAAGAAGGGGGTTAA
- a CDS encoding LysM peptidoglycan-binding domain-containing protein yields MKRFLREVLIYSISFLLIAFLTSQLFSLEKRPYFENSEFVRDNKLNIENKTLTQTLVYTETFKADVNQNNVSKTVTVQEIKQPDKIIYEVKVGDTMIGIAQKYGVDWREIAKVNKLKDPNYLVVGQKLIIPLKSKNQ; encoded by the coding sequence ATGAAAAGATTTTTAAGAGAAGTATTAATTTATAGTATAAGTTTCTTACTTATAGCTTTTTTGACAAGTCAGTTATTTTCTTTAGAGAAAAGACCTTATTTTGAAAACTCCGAGTTCGTAAGAGATAATAAATTAAACATAGAGAACAAGACTTTAACTCAAACCTTAGTATATACTGAAACTTTTAAAGCTGATGTAAACCAAAACAACGTATCTAAGACTGTAACTGTCCAAGAGATAAAGCAACCAGATAAAATAATTTATGAGGTAAAAGTTGGAGATACCATGATAGGAATAGCTCAAAAATATGGTGTAGATTGGAGAGAAATAGCTAAGGTTAATAAGTTAAAAGATCCAAACTATTTAGTGGTAGGGCAAAAATTAATCATACCTTTGAAATCTAAAAACCAATAG
- a CDS encoding methylated-DNA--[protein]-cysteine S-methyltransferase, which yields MKGALRVNNGFIMVEYEKSVIKRIYWTYKCEEEKDFPGKELFIDYFLGKKVDFGDLIIDLKRVPSIFKKIYEFTREIPYGKVISYKGIAEFLGNSKLQRVVGNAMKSNPFLIVVPCHRVVRSNGSIGNFSLGSEFKKYLLNLEGVKIENEKISCLRYWWH from the coding sequence GTGAAAGGGGCCCTTAGGGTAAATAACGGATTTATAATGGTTGAATATGAAAAAAGTGTAATTAAAAGAATATATTGGACATATAAGTGTGAAGAAGAAAAGGACTTTCCAGGAAAAGAGCTTTTTATTGATTACTTTTTAGGTAAAAAGGTGGATTTTGGAGATTTAATTATTGATTTAAAGAGAGTTCCATCTATTTTTAAAAAGATTTATGAATTTACCAGAGAAATTCCTTATGGAAAAGTTATAAGTTATAAGGGTATTGCAGAATTTCTTGGTAATAGTAAACTTCAAAGGGTTGTGGGTAATGCTATGAAAAGTAATCCCTTTTTAATTGTGGTTCCTTGTCATAGGGTTGTAAGGAGTAATGGTAGTATAGGAAATTTTTCCCTTGGAAGTGAATTTAAAAAATACCTCTTAAACTTGGAGGGGGTAAAAATAGAGAATGAAAAGATATCTTGCCTTAGATATTGGTGGCACTAA
- a CDS encoding 1,4-alpha-glucan branching protein domain-containing protein: MIKKYFNLVLHSHLPYVKKAGRWPFGEEWFFEAMLETYIPLSMVFYRLVNKGIDFKLTLGVTPVLAEQMLDPYMIYETEKYIETKIESAYKDLEKYNKENRKETEVIRFYINYLNEIFEFFKNKISMDVLGFWRKLQDEGYLDIITSSATHAYLPLLKKKSSIYAQLYVGKEVYMRNMKKEPKGIWLPECAYKPGIEKFLEELGIRYFFVDTHTILGGEPLSYPDLNVKREKQDKNIYKPYLVSGSNVAVFGRDSRTGMQVWSAEWGYPGDGVYREFHKRSETSGLQYWRITDKRKDLGEKDVYDPQIAKGRVYEHAEHFVRVLEDEIKSDGIITAMYDTELFGHWWFEGVWFLERIFELLNESKKVKSINSVLALEKCPPDERIELPESSWGRGGKHEVWLNDETVMLWEKIYEIEEENEKFIDKVKITQLNLWKEKVIRQACREKLLLESSDWPFLITTGQAKEYGYKRFEEHYSNYKTLLNYFDLKEVSVKEFEYLKKLENKDSLFSFIDYNIFERR; the protein is encoded by the coding sequence ATGATAAAAAAATATTTTAATTTAGTTCTTCATTCCCATCTTCCCTATGTTAAAAAAGCTGGAAGATGGCCCTTTGGAGAAGAATGGTTTTTTGAAGCTATGTTAGAGACCTATATACCCCTTTCTATGGTTTTTTATAGACTGGTAAATAAGGGTATAGATTTTAAATTGACTTTGGGAGTTACGCCTGTTCTTGCAGAACAAATGCTTGACCCTTATATGATATATGAGACAGAAAAATACATAGAAACCAAGATAGAATCTGCATATAAAGATTTAGAGAAGTATAATAAAGAAAATAGAAAAGAAACAGAAGTGATCAGATTTTATATTAATTATCTTAATGAGATTTTCGAATTTTTTAAAAATAAAATATCCATGGATGTTCTTGGTTTTTGGAGGAAACTACAAGATGAAGGATATTTAGATATAATCACATCCTCTGCAACCCATGCATATTTGCCACTATTAAAGAAAAAATCCTCCATATATGCTCAGCTTTATGTAGGTAAAGAAGTTTATATGAGAAACATGAAGAAAGAGCCTAAGGGAATATGGCTTCCTGAATGCGCTTATAAACCTGGAATTGAAAAATTCCTTGAAGAACTTGGAATACGTTATTTCTTTGTAGATACTCATACTATCCTTGGAGGAGAACCTTTAAGTTATCCTGATTTAAATGTAAAAAGAGAGAAACAAGATAAAAACATTTATAAGCCATATTTAGTTTCTGGAAGTAATGTGGCTGTTTTTGGCAGAGATAGCAGAACAGGTATGCAGGTGTGGTCAGCTGAGTGGGGATATCCGGGGGATGGAGTTTATAGAGAGTTTCATAAGAGATCAGAAACTTCAGGACTTCAATATTGGAGAATAACAGATAAAAGAAAAGACCTTGGAGAGAAGGATGTTTATGATCCTCAAATTGCGAAAGGTAGAGTTTATGAGCATGCAGAACATTTTGTAAGGGTTTTGGAAGATGAAATCAAATCTGATGGTATAATAACTGCCATGTACGATACAGAACTATTTGGGCACTGGTGGTTTGAAGGAGTATGGTTTTTAGAAAGAATTTTTGAATTATTAAATGAAAGTAAAAAGGTTAAGAGTATAAATTCTGTTTTGGCTCTTGAGAAATGTCCTCCTGATGAGAGAATTGAGCTTCCTGAGTCTTCTTGGGGTAGAGGAGGAAAGCATGAGGTGTGGTTAAATGATGAGACGGTAATGTTGTGGGAAAAGATTTATGAGATTGAAGAAGAAAATGAAAAATTTATTGACAAAGTTAAGATTACCCAATTGAATTTATGGAAGGAAAAAGTTATAAGGCAAGCTTGTAGGGAAAAGTTATTGCTTGAAAGTAGCGATTGGCCCTTTTTAATTACTACGGGTCAGGCAAAAGAGTATGGGTATAAGAGATTTGAGGAACATTATTCAAACTATAAAACTTTATTAAATTACTTTGATCTGAAAGAGGTTTCAGTAAAAGAATTTGAGTATTTAAAGAAACTTGAAAATAAAGATTCTCTTTTTAGCTTTATAGACTATAACATATTTGAAAGGAGGTAA
- a CDS encoding sugar transferase yields MDKQRLDAFFLLILFILDLILLSLALTIAYNIRFNLLSKIRYFYVEPNEVPEFFPYYLGISIILTVLWIILLILNRVYSVKNIFSYYPVVNAITVGIFLVSSLSFFYREFSYSRLVFILAWGVALFLTFISRVILYIVRAVVLGRRLSRALIIGNNEFAKSIISSGKIRDYAEIEKDKIDFGELESFVDQRNIQEIIVTGEISDDELLKLISLKRKRSISIKIVPEGYLIFAKRISFDEISGIPILEIEISPLEGFQGYIKEIIDFLLGTLALILFSPLFLIIALLIKLDSPGPIFYKHLRAGRYGKPFYLWKFRTMYKDADKILDKYPELKREFEKEFKLKNDPRVTKVGKFLRKFSLDEIPQIFNILKGEMSVVGPRPVTFKELEKYGEYAEEILRVKPGLTGLWQVSGRSDVDYSQRIKFDLYYIQNWSILLDIKIILKTIPSVLLGKGAY; encoded by the coding sequence ATGGATAAGCAAAGATTAGATGCTTTTTTTCTTTTAATATTGTTTATTTTGGATTTAATCCTATTAAGTCTTGCCCTTACTATTGCTTATAATATTCGTTTTAATCTTTTGAGTAAAATTAGGTATTTCTATGTGGAGCCAAACGAAGTGCCTGAGTTTTTCCCTTATTATCTTGGCATAAGTATTATACTCACAGTGTTATGGATTATTTTACTTATTCTTAACCGAGTCTATAGTGTTAAAAATATTTTTTCTTATTATCCCGTGGTTAATGCTATTACTGTTGGGATATTCCTTGTTTCTTCTTTATCCTTTTTTTATAGAGAGTTTTCTTACTCAAGGCTAGTTTTTATCTTGGCTTGGGGAGTTGCTCTTTTTTTGACTTTTATTTCAAGGGTAATTTTATATATTGTAAGGGCAGTAGTTTTAGGTAGAAGACTATCAAGAGCTTTGATTATTGGTAATAATGAATTTGCAAAATCTATAATTTCCTCAGGAAAGATTAGAGATTATGCTGAAATAGAAAAGGATAAAATAGATTTTGGAGAGCTTGAAAGTTTTGTTGATCAAAGGAATATTCAGGAAATTATTGTGACAGGAGAAATTTCTGATGATGAATTACTAAAACTAATATCTTTAAAGAGAAAAAGAAGTATTTCTATTAAAATAGTCCCCGAAGGGTATCTTATTTTTGCTAAAAGAATTTCTTTTGATGAGATTAGTGGCATTCCCATATTGGAGATAGAGATATCTCCTTTAGAGGGGTTCCAAGGATATATAAAGGAAATTATAGACTTTCTTTTGGGAACATTGGCTTTGATACTTTTTTCTCCTCTCTTTTTAATAATAGCACTTCTTATAAAATTGGATTCTCCAGGGCCTATTTTTTATAAACATCTGAGAGCTGGAAGATATGGTAAACCTTTTTATCTTTGGAAATTTAGGACCATGTATAAAGATGCGGATAAAATATTAGATAAGTATCCTGAATTAAAGAGGGAGTTTGAAAAAGAGTTTAAATTAAAAAATGATCCGAGGGTAACAAAAGTGGGGAAATTTTTAAGAAAATTTAGCTTAGACGAAATTCCTCAGATATTTAATATCTTAAAGGGGGAAATGAGTGTCGTAGGTCCGAGACCAGTGACTTTTAAAGAATTAGAAAAGTATGGAGAATATGCTGAAGAGATTTTGAGAGTAAAACCAGGTTTAACGGGACTTTGGCAGGTAAGTGGAAGAAGTGATGTAGACTATTCTCAGAGAATAAAATTTGATCTTTATTACATCCAGAACTGGAGTATTTTATTAGATATAAAAATTATATTAAAAACCATACCTTCAGTGTTACTTGGTAAAGGCGCTTATTAA